A region of the Perognathus longimembris pacificus isolate PPM17 chromosome 7, ASM2315922v1, whole genome shotgun sequence genome:
TTCATTTCTAGCTGTATATCCCCAAGCaaactgtgtttcttttcttttcatgttaagtgtatgtgtgtgtgtgtgtgtgtgtgtgcgcgtgtgtgtgttggaggggaCTGTGTGTGTCAAATAATAGTATCTACCTTACAGAACTGTTGGGAAAATTAAACACCACACAGAAACTTCTTAGAATGCACTGTTATTTAGTAAGTGCACAGGGCTAGCCAAACCATAGGAGTCACAACAGCATTTAAGCAAGGAGGTGGCCTTGCTGCGTGGACCAGGGAGGGAAGGTAAGTGGGTGGGCACAGCACAGGAGAGCcctgtgtggggggggcggggggctgtgaGGGTGTGGGTTTGGctatggtagagtacttgaccgACCCAGGTGACCACTTTAAGTCACATTCCTTTTGTGCTAACCTGGGGAACTGACCAGGCTTGTTCTAGGTCCCCAAGGGCTGCAAGTCTTTGGGTTAAAAGACTCGGCTTCTGCAGGTCTACTTTTCTACCTGACCTCACTTCAGAAGGATGAAGACTTAGGCATGCCAGGCTGTGGTGAAGAGAAGACAATCAACAATATCTTCACACATGTGCAGGCATCTGGAGGGACCTCAGACCTGAGCCCATAGTGCAGTGCCTCAGAACTTCCTTGCCACACCTCCCTGGGGACTTATAAAGGTCCTCCCCACCCTAGCTTTCTCATCTGGCTCTGAGGTTATTGCATGGAACCGTGTGGATACAAGTCCATTCGCCTGATGTACATGAAGGCTGTGGGAAGGAGGTACGGTTATCTTTGTTGCCAACTCTTTTAACAGGAAAATGGTAGTCCTGGACACAACAGCTCCTCAATCAAAGCTTAGTCATACTTTAGACAGAGGAGACATTTGTTCCTGCATGGGGTGGGTAGAGGGGACATTGAAGTCTGCTGTGTGATGGTTGCTGACAGCTCATCCCCCTCTTGATGAAGAATCTTAAAAAGCAAAGGCtgcttctttctcatttctaGGTCTGATACATGCCTGATAAATGTTCTTTCCTCATGTACAACCAGAAAAGTAAATATTTCCTTTACcatgttgtttccttttttttttttttttttttgctggcactggggtttgaattcagagcctcttcgtttgctcagtttgcttgcttcaTGACTGGGACTTAGGTCATGCTtccaacccagctttttgctggatagaaAGTCTTGTGGAGTTGTCTGTTCAGACaactcccctcccagcccccattgATGGACAGTTGATTCTTCAGccagaaaataaggaaaaccTGAAGAGGGGGAATAGCTCAGAGacctgtttctctcctaagagatggggtccttttaagactaagggaaaaagagaaattttaactaATGAGTGGGATTCataattttctttctggaaaggagtaaacagccagtccacatggcatcctttatggctaaaatgtatgttgccaagtctcattctgcctCATAGCAGCAACTGAGGCCCCGGGTGTCTGTGTGGCTGCCTAGGTGAGGATCTTGTCTGAAACAGATCACTGGCTAGCATAGGGTTGATTCCCAGGGATTGAGGAATCAGCTCCCTATAACACCATCGTGCTACTTCAGCCTAGCTTTCAAGTtcctccacagcccagtgctacctggagAGCATGGCCAGCCAGAGTCTGGgtgcttcacttttttttgccCTCCCTAGTCccaggacttgacctcagggtctgggcactgtccctaagcttcttttgctcaaggccagtactctaccactcaagtcacagtgccattcctggctttttctgtttacttggTACTGTGgacttgaacccggggcttcatacaTGGGAggtaagcactgtactgctaagccacgttcccagcccagtctgggtgcttcagtcccacccacattggttttcatttttcataccaggtccttgtcccTTCTTCTCTGATGCCTCCTCAGATGATGATTCAGTGCTCAGAGGATTGTAGACCCAaccttgacctacagtgatgccaacttcagaatgaTTTCAGATGGTTGTCACTTCTCGACAAAGGGAAATCAGTGTTCTCTCGGTACCAGGCATGGGTAAGTTTCCTGCTCAAAAAAGAACTCAGAACTTGCTAGGTGTGTTTAATCCCACATGTGGagggaagatgaagtccaggtgGTTAAGTGATCCCTGAGCCCATAATCCCATGGCCTCTTAATGCTTTACTGTCAAGTTCCAGCCCAAGCTAGTTTTGAAACAAAAATCCTCCAGTTCTcggcctccacagtagctaggattacaggcatgaaccactggcacccagccttaaTATTATTTTGTGGATCGGATGTAGTAGTTACACACAGCACTTATATGTGGGGGAGAGGTCCTTACAAGAGATCTTTCGCCCTACCCTGCCAGGTTGAGGCTTAGTCTTCAGGTTTGTAGGTAAAGAAAAGACCACCAAGTAGCCATGGCTATaatttaagaatttaaaatagCTTTATTAAAATAAGCACAATGTAGTGGCTGtggatgtgttgtttttttctttatgtaactCAACAGCTTGTCTGATAGAGGCCACACTTTCTTTATCCGGGGCAGCAAGCAATGCTGCCCCCAACACTGTCTCCAAGGGGTTCATCATAGTAACAGCTTAAAACCAGTTCAGAttatttgggggcggggggggtgggggaggagctgcttAAAATGCAAGCGTGCTCTGTTAAATCCATGGGCTTGCAGTCAGAGTTAAAATGCCCCTGTTTGCTGGAAGAACATGGTTAAAAgaacaaatacttaaaaaaaaaccaaaaaagaatatGACTTTAGCAGCAGTCCCAAACAAGGAAGAGAATGATAAATGAGGAACACATTTCGGTCACGGCAAAGAAAGATTATGTGTTTCTCCGTGCTACAGACTGGAAGACTGATCTGCCCTCTGAGGAGCAAGGGGGGGCTCCCTGCCCTTCCTGAATTGAGGGGATGGCTCCGCTTGGCCATGGGAAAGGACAGGCAGAGAGGACACCAGGTGgacagaggaaggggaagggccaCGGGGAGAGTGAAGGCCTAGAGGAGCCCTGGCGTCCGGCAGCCCCTGTCAGCTTCCTGAAGCTGGCTCCCTGGAGGCTGCTGCAGCCCCAGCAGCCCAGACAGACACAGCCCCTGCGCAGGCTGGATGGGATCTGTGAGCCAGTGAGCAGGTGGAGCCCAGCAGAGATGTCCCCGCTGTAGGCGATTATGCAAAGTGACAAGTGATTGCTTTCCTTTTCAAAGACAACCCCTTTGGAAAAAGCTTTTTCCTCCAAGCACCCAGGGGAGATGGGGGTTGGGTGGGAACCCCAGGGCCTTTGTGGATAGGAAAAGCCTGGCTGGAGACTCAGAGCAGCCCCTTGGCTGGCTCACAGACGCTGGCCTCACAGGTTCCCAGAGTGCAAGGCCGGCACAGGTCTGGGTCTAGGCGGTGTGACTGGTGTGGTTGAGGCCTGTAGGTGTTGGGCGGGGTTCAGTGTCTCCACTGTGGCCTGCTTGGGTTAGGGCCCGCCGGCGGGCCAGGCGAGacttggagggaggggagagcttCATGGAGCAGAACCCCTGAATCAGGGCCTCCCGCTCCTCAGCCAGTTCGTTCTCCTCATGCTGAGACAGCTGGCGGTTAAGGGCGATGGCTTCAGCTGCAAAGAGTGTCAGGTCCACGGTGCTGCTGTTTCTGCAGGGACCAGAAAAGGCACAGAGAAGAGGGAGGTGGAACCTGGGGTCTGCCAGGCCAGCTCTGGGGTGTGCCCACTCACTGCTGGGTTCTATTCGCCCAGgaagattttcctgacccaccaGCTACTCTTTCCAGGGGTTGGAATCTCATTTGACTGAAACTAGCATGGTCTGTGAGCTTCAAAAACCACACTGGCTGGGCTGGACAGGCAGGGCTAACAGCCCCTTCTGCCCAGAACACCCTCCTCTAGGTCCCACCGCTCTGCACACAACTCTTCCTGAGACAGCCATGGCACTAAACTcactgtttccctctcccccagcaGGGCAGAGTGCTATGGAGCAGGGGCTGTGTATCGATGTCAGTGTCCTCGGAACCCAGGGCATGACAAGCATATGACAAGCACTTGGGTCTGCCTAATCAGTCACCTGAGGGGGATCTGAGACTTGGCATTTGAAGGCATAGGAGCAGCTGGGAGTCTGGTGGGAGCCCTGGCTGGGCAGCAGGAGCAAATAAACGAAGACTGCAACCTAAAACTTCCCTATATAACTCCTAAGAGCCGGTCAAGAGGCTGGATCCCCAAGAGGTTTCCCATAAGGCTTAGCCCCCACCACAAAGCATGGTCTCAGGGGTTACATCTTCCAGGGCTGGCATAGTTGTCTTGGTTTGTGTTAAGTACTCTATGATGTTTGTACATGATAAAATTGTCCCTCCACCTCCACCGCCTAGACACCCCTGGCGAATAACCACAGGGAAGGTCTGTTGTACTACGAATAGCACCTAGAAGTTAAGATTCCAGGGGGCACACAAAATAAGTCTTTGTCCTGAAAATACTGCAAGTCCTTAAAagtgccagcaaaaaacaaaacaaaacaaaacaaatttaggtGGAGAAAACCGAGGGAGAGATCTAcctggagggaagagagagagaacagggggTAGAGAAGAAGGGGTCAGGGGAACTCTCCGGAAAAGGGCACTTGAGCCCAAAGGGGGGCTCCCTGTCCCCCACCTCCAATGTGACATGGCTAAGGGCTTGAGGGAAAGTGAAGGCCAAGGAGCAAGGGTGCTGGTGCGATGGGAGCATTTACCTCTGGAGGACTTGCGGCGTGGGGAGTCCCCTTTCTGGAGCTTGCTAGAATGGGAAGGACAGATTGTGGGTAAGTGGTGCTCTTTCCTTCCAAGGGCTACCCCCACTCAGGCCAGCACAGAGTGGACAAATGACTACACTTCAGGCATCGGCCCAGTGCAGGAACTTGGCCATACGTGTCTGCAGGGTTAGAGCTTccgaggagagaaaaagaaaggcacaCTCTGCAGTCACAGCCACTTCTGAGTGGGCAAACTTCTCCTCTTGCCTGGCAAAGTCCCAACTACTCTCCAAGGTCCAGCTCAAGGCTCACTTCCTCTTGGGAAGAAGTTCCCTTCCCTGTCAAAGCCCAAGCAGAGGTCGGAGCTTGGCCCTTTGAGCTCCTAGAGCTTTCTTCACCTATCTGCCACATTGATTCACAATTGTCTATCTGCCCACTGGAGTGTGACTATGGACCGGATCTTGATTGTCTCTGCAGCTCATCTTTGACATACAGTGAATGCTCGCTCTTGGTGTCTGGGGATTAGCCACCGAGCCATTCTGGTGCCTCACTTGTGACAATTTTGTATTAGAGGATGGAATCACAAGGCCCTGGTGACACTATGACGCTGCTTCCTAGGGTGGACATGTCTGCCAGTGCTGAGACGCGTCAAATCCCTTGGAGGGCTCCATTGGAGTTTGGTTTATGGCCAAGGTTCAAGCCAAGTATTTGGAAGCAAGGGCTCTGCTTGGGGAAGAGTTGGTTCCCTGTGTGCGCAGCTCCCTCACTGCTGTCTCACCTCCCTCAAGCTGGGGGCAGCCATCCAGGCTGGTGATTGGCTCTTGTTgggatgagcatttcctcatggcCACACCACAAGCCTGTACAGGTGGCATGCACTCCTTCTGGGACTCACTCACCCCTTGCACCCATGGGTGCTGCAGAACTTGAGCAGCACTGAGTCTTTGCTTTGCATCTCGAACCAGGAGCTTGGAGATGAGGTCCTTGGCTTCACTGGAGATGTGAGCCCAGTCCTTGTCAGGAAACTCATACTTGCCTTCCTGGATGCTCTCAAACAGCTTGTTCTGGGGAAAGAAGATTCCTCATGAGTCACACTGGCTGGGGGCTGGATGTACCTGCCATTGAGTTGAGCATTCCAGTTCCAACTAACCTCATTTGTAGCTGTTGCTCATGGCTGGAATACTACATGGGGACCCCATTCTCCCCTAAGTCATCAAACAATATAGAATGTCTTTGGCAGGCCAGGGTGGCTATGCTATTTGGAAGGCTGTTAAGAGAATAATGTCAAGAACAAAACCTTTCTTCAGCCCTAAAGAGAGGTCTTGCTTCAAATAGGCTCCGGGCAACTTCCTAGGCTTTCACCCTAACCACTGTCAAACTGTTTCTTCTTCCCTGTATACATGCAGCCATTTCACACCTCCATGTTTGCCCATGCCATTCCTACTtctcttcttaaaatttttttgttattataaaggtgatgtacagagagaggggttacagttaaataagtcaggtgaagagtagatttatttttattttttgtcagtcatggagtttgaactcaggggtctggtTGCTGTCttttagttcttttgctcaaccactttaagtcacagtgccacttccagtttactggcagttaattggaagtaagagtctcacagactttcctgcccaggctggcttccaacagatctcttgagtagctaggattacaggtgtgagccaccagcactggccaaGAGTAAacttgtttttggacaatgtcaccccttcccttgctatctcccagttttttcctcccatccccacccttaAGTTGTATAGTGTactttcaacagtgtccagtgagcactgTTGTTGCATTTGTTAatgctttgtccctccatttctgtgtcattTCTACTTCCCTTTCTTATTCCTCTTCCCCTGGGCAAGACATCTCTTTCAAAGTCTGCTCAGCCATGCTCTTCTCCAGTATTCCTCCCTAAACTACTAGTGGGGCTGAGTGTCGATCTGTTTTGCCTGTGGCTGCCCTGACAGAAGAGGCAGGAGCTCTGGAAACCTCTTCCAGATCAGGAACCATCTCCTAGTGCAGTCCTACTGGGTACCCCACAGCCACCCTGACCCCTTAGGCCTTCCACAGTGGGTCCTAGGCTACACTCACCTGGCACACTGTGCACACCTCTCCTCGGTCCCAGCCACAGTCAGCCCCGCAGTGTCCCACAAAGGGAGGGTAGCCACTCAGCATGATGTAGAGCACCACACCCAGGCTCCACAGGTCACAGCGCTTGTCATAGAAAGTGGCCTCATCTCTGAAGACCTCTACCACCTCAGGGGCCATGTACTCTGCAGAGCCACACTGTGGGCCAGGGTTCAGGGAAAGACAGATGGCAGAGAAGAAAGGATGAGTCCAAGAAAGGGGAGGGATCATCAGGACAACCAATGGACTCGCCTCATCAAGAGGCTTAAACTGAGCCCATGGGGCCCCATGGTGCACCTGGCTGGTTCCAAGTCACCTTCTAGACTTTTAAGATACTTCTCCGATGGAAGACTCCCAGGCCTAGAAGCCCAGGAGCCCTTTCTTGCCTCGGCTCTCCATAATGAATCCTGCATGTGTTCTGGGGGAGATGCCCAAAGAAATCCAACTCTTTCCAGCAAAGACTTGTTGAAGTGGCTTCGGCCCAGGCTTCCTGCTAGCTTGGGAGCAAGGAAGCATGGGATTTAGAATTAAGAGACCATCAAAGCTAGAAGAGCTCTGATGACTATGCCAGGGCGGCCATCCCTCCCATCCACAGGGAGAAAGGCAAGGCCCAGGCTGGGGCGTGAGGCACAGTAGCAGCAGACCCAGGTCAGGATGCAAAACTCCCCTCCTGTCCTTGCCCAGAAAACCCTCGAGAGGAATGAATCACATTCCTTTTTGTTACCCTCTTCATTATTTCAGGCTCATGGAGAAGTAGCTCCGCACTCCCACCCCACAAAAGGAATTACTGGAAGGTGGTGAATGCTctccagaaagaatattttctttgttattggcAATTAGAGCTAATGACTGAGAACAAGGTACCCCAGTGTATTAGAAGCTAATACAGAAGCATTCCTAACAATGTTGCTTAGAGTACGATGCAAAAGAGCATATTTAAAGGCATATCTTTAACAAAGGCCATTAGGAAGAAAAATCACCTATGAAGCATGCCAATCTCAAAAGAATCATCCTAATTATAGTGTATCAAGTACGTACAGGACAGGTGTTAGGAAGAAGTAGCTTCCAGCAGTACCATCTGGGTGTGAAATATGAATCCTATGAATTCAGCAATCCTATATGGATGTAACTACCACAGAGAGACTATTGGCTTGTCTCTAGGGGGAGGACAGACAGCTCTCATACAGAGAGACTATTGGCTTGTCTCTAGGGGGAGGACAGACAGCTCTCATACAGAGAGACTATTGGCTTGTCTCTAGGGGGAGGACAGACAGCTCTCATCCTCTGCCACCAGGGGAGATGCCACTATATCAGAAGGAACGGAACTCCCTTATCCATGTGTCATATGCTGTGCAACCAGGCTGGAGGAAGTCTGTTTTCACCTGGGACAGGAGAAAATCAACTTCAAGTCTAAGCTCCAGTGTCACTTGGGGTGGGTTTGGGAGCTACTGGTACAGAGCCCTGTACAGGacaactcaggggcctgggataCTCTTGGTTTTCCTTCTTCAGCCTTTTGTTATGGATGCCACAGCTTTGGCTGGGCATGCCACATGTCCAGCAGCCTAGCAGGAAGAGCCTGGAGGAAGTGAGTGGCAAACACATACCGGAGTGGTCAGCTCTGGTGTGGTTATAGGCGTGCAGGAGTTGTTCAGCTTTACTCCACTACCCAAGTCAAAGTCACAGATTTTTACCAGAGATACCtgcacagagaaacagaaacgAGAGGCCACAGATtaagtgggcactggtggctcacacctgtaatcctagctactcaggaggctgagatctgaggatcacagttcaaacccagcccaagcaggaaaggctgtgagatacttatcttcaatcaaccacctaaaaactggaagttgagctgtggcatgaagtggtaaagtatcagccttgagcaaaaaagttcagggatggtgccaaagccctgagttcaagccccatgaccaccaccaccaacaataaaagCTGAGGGCATGAGGAGACTGGTACACCTAATGGGGGTTGCGTGGTCATAAGGTCATCATGCCAGAATGTTCCATCCACTAggccttcttttctcttctttcactaACTAGGAACCAGCAGATGCTTGTTCTTCCTCATGTACTCTTCttggagaaaaatcaatgaaCTCGATGTGAATGTTTGAGAATTTCTGGGTTAGGCAATATttccatgtttagccttttgaggaactgtcAAActgtttgatttgcattccaaTTCCTCTACAATCTCACCAACCATCACTAATGCAcattattaaaaaacaacaacaaactattgctgggcactgctggctcacacctgtaatcctagctactcaggaggctgagatctgagaatcgcagttcaaagacagcccaggtaggaatgtccatgagactcttatctctaattaaccaccagaaaactggaagtggtgctgtggctcataatggtagagtactagccttgagctgaagtgctcagggatatagtgcctaggcccagagttcaggccccatgaccgacaaaaaaaaaaaaaaaatattgccattCTAGTAGTTATGTAGTATGGCTCACTAtggtggtatgtgtgtatgtatacatatatatatatatacacatatacatgtagatatagatatagatatatactaaGTTCACAGAATCTAACACTAGCATCTAGTTCACCAGTttttctagtcctgaggctttgaactcagggcttgagtttttttttgttcaaggctactctaccactttacttctggctttttttttttttttttttgcctgttaactggagataggagtctcattgattttcctgtctgggatcactgccccccccccccccccggcccagtcctggggctcggactcagggcctgagcactgtccctggcttccttttgctcaaggctagcactctaccacttgagccacagctccatttctggccttttctgtttatgtggtgctgaggaatcgaacccagggcttcatgcatgcaaggcaagcactctaccgctaagccatattcccaacccctgggCTCACTTTTAGCTGTAatctttacatctcagcctcctgactagctaggattataggcttgagccactagcccTGTCTTACTGTGATTTGCAAATTTCCTGACGACTACAGgcattgagtattttttcctgtaCTTGTAGCCATCTTTAGGAAACATCTATTAGGTGCTACTAGAGTTTAAGATTAGGGTtttgcacttgcaaggcaggtgctttaccacttgagccacacatccaggcCTAGGTCATCTTTTTGTTATTGAATattaagaagtctttttttttgagCATTAAACCCTCATCACATATATGCTTTGCAAATATTCTCTCCTATTCTTTAAGTTATCTTTGCAGTTTATTGGTAAGGTTCTTTGATGAGTAGCCTTTCtaaattttaagtttttctaGCCACAGAAAAGGAAGCAATAATGGCTATCGTGAAGAATAGATGCCACAAAGGACCTGAAAGTACCTGTAAGCCAGTGGTGAAAGCAGTAAGTTTAGAGCACCTACAGAGTTTGGAGGTCAGCCTCCAGAGTTTTAGCGCTGGTTCTTCTGCCTTTCAGCTGAGTGACTTTATGTAAGtttcttaacctctctgagctttattttccTCATCTCTAAGAGGAAGATAATAATAGTATCTACCTCAAGGTGTTTTGTAAATACTAAAGAAGCATAAGTGCCTGGCACAGTATGAACACTCAAGGAATGCTAGCTATAATTATTCATCCTGCTAACAATGAATTGTAAAGTATGATGCCGGAAACACTGACAACAACTCACAAGATCTTATTCAAGCTAAGCCATCATCAACCGCTGTGAAGAGCTGTACCTAGCAGGCCGACTCACGCATTCACTCATAGCTGTCTTGACCAGTGATCCAGGGCTTTGTTTATACCCCAGGACAAGCTGCTCTTGTCTATACAAATATATGTGGGATTCTACCAGGGTCTAAATCTCTTCTAACCGACACAGAAGTTCTTAAATTCATGTACTCTTATGGAAATGCAAACACTTCCATTTACCAGCAGGTTGAATTAAGGCAATGTTTACAACAGACTGCATTTATTTACTACCAAgcataaatgttttcttcttaatGAGCTCCttcaaaaaatagaaatggaaacagaaactcTTTTTGAGAACTTGCTGCCTGGTTATTGCTTCAATGGTGGACATCATCTGGCATCCACACCATAAGCATCATTCCTGAGAAATTGAGTTGTTCTGCCTCCCACCAGTTGTCTGAAAGGTACATGGGACAAGAAAATTACTAATTGTGCAGGTTTTTAATAGTTAACAGCCTGTATGCTTAAGCAAATTATATAGATTGGCTTTATAGAGCAAAGAAGAGACAAGGACAAACTACTTGAAATGTTGAATCATCTCATTTTAGGCACAATCATCTCATGTGTCCACAGTAGTCAGCTTCAGTTGATACCTGAGGTGGAAAAAACTACTACTAATCTCTACCGGAAGCAGGTTGGCACTCCTGATCACTATGAACTGTAAAATCCCAATTGGCACCCAAGTACCTTTTCTGGAGATTCACATAATATATTTTCTGGCTTTAGGTCGCGGTGAGCAATGCCTGAAATGACAAACAGCAAAGAAATGGTTAACATATGCACACAATTATCAAACATTCCACACAcaattaattttttccaaatgCTGTTGTTCGCAGATTAATTCCCAATTATGGTACATTAAAAAATCAACGAGCTGCAGGAGGCAGAAGTAACCAGAGACACAAACCGAAAAGCACAGTTGATTCTGCAAGTTCTTTTGAAGCACAGGCTTTAGAAGTCTGGCAGGGATAAGAAGGGCTAAATGAATCCCAGCCAGCCTGCTTTCAGCACTGCAGATACAACCAAGAATTCTTATTGTGCTGCGTGACACAGAGCAGAGCACAGAGCTCTGCAAACACCAAGGCCTGGAACAGCAATGCAGAAATAATTAGTGCCTCGTTTAAGAGCATCTCAAGGGGCTTAGACTCTCTACTTCATTTCTTCTTGTATAGCTGatccagaaaaacaaaccaaaaaaaaagatttctccaGTGTGACCAAACATTCAGAGGCTCAAGTATTAGTTAGCAAATCTCACAAGGCTTGTCCGATTCCTCTCCCCTGCCTGGTGAAGTCGGCCCTGCCCACAGCAGGGCAAGGACAGTTTTGGCCCAAGGATACTGTCTAACCTTCAAAGCATTTTGGCTGGACCTTCCAGGAAGGACTGCAAACAGTGGCTGACCCAAGGAGGGGTTAAAAGCTGCTAACCAGGCCAAGAAGGTACCTAAGGGGGAAGTCATGGTCTCATCACAGAAACAAAGGGCTAAGAAACAGGATCATGGTGTTCTGACAAAGAACAAGAaacctctctttcctcctcccttccacaGGATGGTTACAGGAGGCTGGGAAGGCTGAGCGAAAGTCAAAGGCCTGGAAGGCAGCAGAGGATTCTTGGGTGACAAGGACAGCAGACTCTGCTTTCCTCCAAGTCCCTGGACCATCAACTCCTTGGGTCACCTCCACTTCTCTACTAGCAGGCAAAGGCCCATCCCACCTGAGGCACTTAACTagagaggaaaaagccaagctCCAGCATGCTAAGTAATGCCATCAGTCACCTAATTGAATGAGAACCCAGAGCAACTCAACCCGGCCTGCACAAATTGAGTCGGGCTACTGCTCACCGCACTAAAAGTGAAGGATATTTTCCATTACAGCAAGTGCTCCCACAGAAGGATCATGAGCCGCACATGGAGCCTTACCCTCCAAATAGGTGCCCGTGGCCCACTCGTCCCCTCAGCCAGAGGACTCCGGGAGCCAGCAGGTAATAATGGGCCTGCCTGCGTGAGCGCGCCAGCCATCCGGCAGCTCCGGTTCATTTCCCAGAGGTTAAGCTGCAGTGTGTCCAGTATTTAAAAGTAAGGAACTTGTTTCAGGGCTGACCCATTCTCGCCAATTCATCTTCCCAGCGTGAAGTTATTTAGAAAACAGCCAAGTTCAGCTGGAAATCGTTTTTCATGCCCTCCAACTTCTCACATGGGCAACTGGCCAGCTAGACATTAACAAGCACTTCAGAGCTCCTAAGACACCACCAGCCTCTGTTCCCTTTGGTGCATTCTTTGGTGCAttcttgtaaataaataaataaatactccccccccccttacccCTCCTCCAAGGTATGGCTCTTGTAAAAAG
Encoded here:
- the Mknk1 gene encoding MAP kinase-interacting serine/threonine-protein kinase 1 isoform X2, which codes for MGSSEPLPIVDSDKRRKKKRKARATDSLPGKFEDMYKLTSELLGEGAYAKVQGAVSLQSGKEYAVKIIEKQAGHSRSRVFREVETLYQCQGNKNILELIEFFEDDTRFYLVFEKLQGGSILAHIQKRKHFNELEASRVVRDVAAALDFLHTKGIAHRDLKPENILCESPEKVSLVKICDFDLGSGVKLNNSCTPITTPELTTPCGSAEYMAPEVVEVFRDEATFYDKRCDLWSLGVVLYIMLSGYPPFVGHCGADCGWDRGEVCTVCQNKLFESIQEGKYEFPDKDWAHISSEAKDLISKLLVRDAKQRLSAAQVLQHPWVQGKQQHRGPDTLCS
- the Mknk1 gene encoding MAP kinase-interacting serine/threonine-protein kinase 1 isoform X1 — protein: MGSSEPLPIVDSDKRRKKKRKARATDSLPGKFEDMYKLTSELLGEGAYAKVQGAVSLQSGKEYAVKIIEKQAGHSRSRVFREVETLYQCQGNKNILELIEFFEDDTRFYLVFEKLQGGSILAHIQKRKHFNELEASRVVRDVAAALDFLHTKGIAHRDLKPENILCESPEKVSLVKICDFDLGSGVKLNNSCTPITTPELTTPCGSAEYMAPEVVEVFRDEATFYDKRCDLWSLGVVLYIMLSGYPPFVGHCGADCGWDRGEVCTVCQNKLFESIQEGKYEFPDKDWAHISSEAKDLISKLLVRDAKQRLSAAQVLQHPWVQGQAPERGLPTPQVLQRNSSTVDLTLFAAEAIALNRQLSQHEENELAEEREALIQGFCSMKLSPPSKSRLARRRALTQAGHSGDTEPRPTPTGLNHTSHTA